atattcacattacagaaaaaagagaaaataattcaaacacacacacactcactgtagTGCGAGTGGTCTCTGGTTCTGCGATGACTCCGAGGTTCTTTAAGTCGAAGTCGCCGATGCTGCGGGTCATGGCCAGACGGCTGTTTACATTCGCTTGGCCCAGACTGTTCCACGTCACGAAACCACCACTGTTACGGATCCTACCATAACGggtacaatcacacacacagctatCAGGAAACATCTCTGAGagaattaagagatcacttcagtttctgaaattgctatttataggtatatgtttgagtaaaatgaacattgctgtttaattctataaactacggacaacatttctcctaaattccaaataaaaatattgtgatttagagcatttatttgcagaaaatgagaaatgactaaaaaacaaaaaatgatgcagagctttcagacgtcaaataatgcaaaagaaaacaagttaatattcataaagttttaagagttcaaaaatcaatatttggtggaataaccctggtttttaatcatgctctcctccaccagtcttacacactgcttcatATAGGTaaatttatgtcactcctggtgcaaaacttcaagaaGATTGGTTTGATCTTGtttttcatcttcctcttgattcaattccagaggttttaaatttgtcaaaatcaaagaaacttgtttaagaaaaatgtttaagaGCTGTATAAATGTATAACGTATATAACtcatataatatcatattatACACACTACTTTTACTCCccaaatcagagactgtaaaaaaagatggacgccgtgtcgccgtttccattcatttaatgaaaataaagccaaaatcttccgccatgttggcgatcctgatacccgagtctgcgcagtagagaccagaggagggagaaagactgtagagagacagcctactcatttaaataaccccgcccctgagggctgcctcgaggtcacaggctgcagagcggagctgacggtctgttattggtcccgcccataaccagcccttttacagtaaccacaccttttttgaatagagctgaataacgtttttaaaaatgaattctggggggtataaaaaattaacaatataagcagaggttacactgttacactgttgcatttaaataaaggaggtagaattacaataaatttgaaaaaaaatgtgattgaaagttgtctgttttgccattgaaacctatggggatgggatgggtggggttacacagctttctgcaaccgaacagcagggggcgcccgacctgtggtggcttcacttttgagagacgatgctctacacagtccagctatacacagtctatgctccAAATAATTTCAAAACAAACTCATACTGTATGTTGGGAAAGGGGATGTGTTATTTATAGCAGCCTGATCTGGTTGCACATCCACAAGTCACTTAGCCTGCCAGTGGATGCCATTCCAGGAGGAtcagtgagacagacagagagagagagagacagggaaagagacagatagagagagagggtatATAGACAGAGTGCGTACCTCTGTTTTTCGTCCTTTCGTTCTGGTGTGTGATCATTGGTCAGTTTGTGGGCTTTCCCCTTCCGGCACAGAATCGCCCGGCTGTCCCCAACACTGCCCACCACCAGCTCAATCCCGTCTCTTAGCAACGCCACTGTTGCCGTGGTCCCAACCGTCATCAGAGAGGCTGTAGAGTATCCATAGCGACAGTGTTATATTTTACAAGCATTCTTCTGGACCTAGCAGTTTATTGAGATTGTAGTTTGGTGTTTAGTTGATTTGGGTCCAGTAGTTTAGTATTGAGTTTTGTGGCACAATACTTTAGTAGTGAGTCTTTTTTGACTGTTCTGGGTCTGGTAGCAGTACTGTTTGGGTTTACAGGCTTAGTAGTTTTGTACTGAGTCATTTCGGGTCGAAGTCGTTTAGTACTGAGTAAATTCTAAGTCTCAGTAATTTGTTTTTGGGCCCAACACTTTGGTTGGTacttgcagaggtggaaaaagtactgaaaaattgtaattaagtaaaagtacctttactttgccaaaattgtactcaagtaaaagtaaaaagtacccatctaaaaatctactcgagtaaaagaaTGTACTCAAAAAAaatgtactcaatttaaaatgtaatttgagtaaaagttacattacattacatttggcagacgcttttgtccaaaatattgaagtgcaaataatagaagaggttaagtacaaaaataatagaagttaaaaaaaaaataaataaataaaaataaaacatctatagatagggccttaaggaggtcagagggaaataatgggatagaggagtagagaagaggaagaaggagatgaggttagaattagttagtttgttagaggtgttaggagagtaagtgctctttgaagagctctgtcttcaggagttaattaaagatagcgagagattctcctgatctggtagtggaaggtagtttgttccaccattgtggaactctgtatgagaacagtctggattgctttgtgtgaatgtttggcaaagcgaggcgatgttcattggaggagcgcagcggccgggaggtagagtaagccttcaggagcgagtgcaggtaggaaggagcctgtactgtcatcaccttgtaggcgattgtaagcgctttgaatttgatgcgagcagcaaccggtagccagtggagctcaatgagcagcggagtgacatgtgcccgttttggctggttgaagaccaaacgtgctgctgcgttctggatcatctgtagtggttttactacacaggccgggaggccagttagtacggcattgcagtagtcgaggcgtgagattaccacagcttgtaccaggagttgggtggcctgttgcgtcagaaacggtagaatttttccgatgttgtaaagcgcaaagcggcaggatcgagcaactgaggccacatggtgcgtgaagagaagctggtcatcaaccataacacccaggttcctagcaacctttgtcggtgagagagagagagagagtcgatggttatggcaaggttgtgttgaatagaaggttttgctggtatgaccagaagttcagtctttgagaggtttagttggaggtgatgttctgagagacactgcgatatccgtgcagagattgagtgatcatcgggtgagaacggcaggtatagctgagtgtcgtcagcaaagcagtggtaggaaaaaccatgtgagcggataacccgacctagagaggtggtgtatattgagaagagaagaggtcccagtaccgaaccctggggaaccccagtggataacgagtgggctggggacaaccgtccttgccatgactccctgaacgagcgcccagtgaggtacgaggagcgaacgaggagaaagcgacgccttcggtagagggataccgggcagcagagcgtgatgtaggactgctacatgtacagttgtggtcaaaagtttacatacacttgtaaaaaaacataatgttatggctgtcttgagttttcaataagttctacaactcttatttttctgtgatagagtgatcggaacacatacatgtttgtcacaaaaaacagtcataaaatttggttctttcataaatttattatgggtctgctgaaaatgtcaccaaatctgctgggtcaaaaatatacatacagcaacattagtatttggttacatgtcccttggccattttcacggcaactaggcgcttttggtagccatccacaagctcctggcaagcttcaggtcgaatgtttgaccactcttcttgacagaattggtgcagttcagctaaatgtgatggttttcttgcatgaacccgtttctttagcactgtccacatgttctcaatggggtttaagtcaggactttgggaaggccattctaaaaccttaattctagcctggtttagccattcctttaccacttttgacgtgtgttttgggtcattgtcttgttggaacacccaactgcgcccaagacccaaccttcgggctgatggttttaagttttcctgcagaatttggaggtcatcctccttcttcattatcccatttactttctgcaaagaaccagttccactggcagcaaaacatccccagagcataatactaccaccaccatgcttgacagtaggcatggtgttcctgggattaaaggcctcaccttttctcctccaaacatattgctgggtgttgtggccaaacagctcaatttttgtttcgtctgaccagagaactttcctccagaaggttttatctttgtccatgtgatcagcagcaaacttcagccgagtcttaaggtgccttttctggagcaagggcttctttcttgcacggcagcctctcagtccatggcgatgtaaaacacgcttgactgtggagactgacacctgtgttccatcagcttccaaatccttgcagacctgcttcttggtgattctcggttgactcttgaccatcctgaccaatctcctctcggcagcatgtgatagcttgcgttttcttcctgatcgtggcagtgacacaactgttccatgcactttatacttgcgtataattgtctgcacagttgctcttgggacctgtagctgctttgaaatggctccaagtgacttccctgacttgttcaagtcaataattcgctttttcagatccacactgagttcctttgactttcccattgtagcttttgtagctgagtctaatcactgggtcaaatgagccctatttaaatgggctcatgagaagtcaacagctgtagtcaatcagaatcacttacaagaagtgaagaggccatgacatgaagctaatttgattgacacaactcgctacatcaccaaaattgacaaattttgttgctgtatgtatatttttgacccagcagatttggtgacattttcagcagacccataataaatttatgaaagaaccaaattttatgactgttttttgtgacaaacatgtatgtgttccgatcactctatcacagaaaaataagagttgtagaacttattgaaaactcaagacagccataacattatgtttttttacaagtgtatgtaaacttttgaccacaactgtacatcagtaaactggctgctgatagctgccactttcccagtaaagaatgaggcaagtgctTCAGCCGTAAGgaaggtagcctgaggaggaggtggagggttgagtagtgatttgaatgtagcaaatagtttccgggagtctgtgagggagctgatttttttgtgatagaattcagctttagcagtggtgaggctggctgaaaaagaagccaggagcagttggtagttttttaggtctgtttctgtttctttcagcatctctgagtttggagcgtagttccctgagcgtgtcatttttgagccatggctgcggtttgcttggtttaatggctcgagatgtttgaggacagaggtcgtccaaacaggagcttaatgtggagcaaagagtatcagtggcatcattaacattgagtgatgaaaatgagcctagtggaggcatattgtcagtcaccagcgaggagtactggtctgctgggagatctcgaagatttcggcggaacgagaccatagtaggagtagctgtgggttttttcgaaatgcgaacgttgagttgcatgaagaagtggtctgagaggtgtagaggagtgacagttaaagagtcggtgtcacagttacatagttacttttatttatttgatgtaaaaaagtacaacaaatcataaattaaacaatgattaaattaaataatttagatctttcaggcagtatttgttcagaccaccgcataaagcattttcaagaacaagtggtataggtttctatgatccatttttttctttactgttaaaaagttatggtcatataagtgactataaatactttttttcacgtagttttacagtttatcattattttttgacttctatttacatgttttttaacatccaagcagatgttcctaataaaaacgtaaggaattatcattaaaaacatattaatgggtagcataactcgacactcaacaccggttcccccgagctgAGCATACAGActccaggctacacagctgattaaCGCagtgtctctcccgctaaccgtaataaacactgctgggaaaagttcagctgtgctgccatggagaacaaaactcaattttctttcaattcagacaatttgtttttttttcccagcatttcattttttactcagtaatgggtcattttccaatgtagtgaagtaaattacttgtgtcaaaatgtacttgagtaaaagtaaaattaccaactttaaaaactactttaacaattacagtaatgtgagtaaatgtaattagttactttccacctctgggtacTTGTTAGGAGCTATCATTTTGGGGCTAGTTCATACCATTGCCATACATCTGCATCTGCGCAGCCAAAGCAGCGTCCACCTGAAGGAAGGCTTCAGATAACACCACCTCCAAATCCCACTCTTTCTCCAGACCATCTCtaaaacacacagacatacataaCATGTCCCATGTATATCATCAGGTCTAGTACAGGTCTATTTAAggctgtgtgggtcagtgtgtacCTGATGTAGCGTTCCATGTGTGTGGAGCAGAAATCAGCAGCCTGAGCTCCACCGTGTCCGTCGAACAGAGCGAAGTACAGTGTGTTGGGTGTGAGTTCGGACACTCTGAGCCGGTCCTCGTTGTTGCGCCGCAGTCCGATGTGTGACGCGCAGCCCACGGTGCTGAGGCTGAGCCGGGGGATAGGGGTGCCATACCGGATGCTGGGGGGCAGCAGAATCGAGGTTTCTATACGGTTATCCCAAATGCCAAAGGAGTCCCATGTGGTCGGCCGCCCGCTGGCATCGGCGCCCAAACGGGCTGCAGCATAAGAGCGGACCACCGAcacctgcccacacacacaccggccccccaacacactcacactgcgAGCAGCCGGGGAGAGAGAGCGCTGGagcatgcgagagagagagagggctgagAAAGACATTGAGATAGAtggatacagacagagagagagagagaaagagagagagagagagacgcagcaATAGGTTCTTCTTCAGGTGCCTCAGGTGACCccctaaaaagaaaaacacaaacactacTATAAAAAACTCATtagtaattattcagtaactacttcagtatccactatgaatgttTTAGTATATACTAGgaattattcagtgttttctataaatatttctgcgttcagtatccactatgaatttttcagtatataCTAAGAATTACTCAgtgttttctatatatatttctttattctgtatccactatgaatagtTTAGTATATACTAGGAATTACTCAgtgttttctatatatatttctgcattctgtatccactatgaatttttcagtatataCTAGGAATTACTCTgtgttttctatatatatttctacattctgtatccactatgaattattcagtatatacttGGAATTACTCAGTGTTTTCCATAAATATTTCTgcattcagtatccactatgaatttttcagtatatattaggaattattcagtgttttctataaatatttctgcattcagtatccactatgaatttctCAGTATATACTAGGAATTACTCAGTGTTTTCTAAATAAATGTCTgcattcagtatccactatgaataattcagtatataCCAGGAATTGCTCAgtgttttctatatatatttctgcattctgtatccactatgaatttgtTTAGTATCTACTAGGAATTACTCAGTGTtttctataaatatttctgcattctgtatccactatgaatttgtTTAGTATCTACTAGGAATTACTCagtattttctatatatatttctgcattctttatccactatgaattatttaatgaCAGCAGGGTCAGTAAATCACTGTGTTGAGTATCTGTGACCGATCTTCTCTGGTTGCTCTGCTCTTACACCCCCTCAGCTTCACTATAATATCCcaacactgtaataataataataataataataataataataataataatatctcgtTATGCTTAGACATTTAAATTCATATATCTGGTATAAAATCAGTAAACGGAACTTGCCAGTATGTTTTTCAGTCAACAGCACCTCCGCGCGCTCCCTCGGCCGGTGTGGGTGTGTGAAGGTGgctgctcgtgtgtgtgtgtgtgtgtgtgtgtgtgtgtgtatgaaaggtCAGCATGTTCAGCAGGTCACCGGTTTCATATTCCTTTGACAGAACGCGGAGGTGTTCATCTGCCATCCAATCAGGAAAGAGGGCGGAGCTTGTTACACTTAGGAGCTGCGCACGTGAAAAAATGCGCGGACATACTGACCTATGTGACGTCAAATAAGTTATTGCACAATATCTCTATCTGCcttttcctctcactctctctcccttttttttcttcatctctctctctttatgattGGTGGATGGTGAAAGTGTGCAatatttctttaaacaaaatttgtcaggtgcataaatttgtgcacccttgtcgttttattgatttaaatacctttagcactaattattggaacatgaaatgtgtttggtaagcttattgacccttgacctacatttacaggtgaatccaattatgaaaaAGGGTTAATGagaccaattgcaagtttttctcctctttacattttctctgaagagtggcaacatgaaagcctcaaaacaaaactctcaaatgacctgaaaacaaagatcaATATCATTGTTTAGAGGagggatacaaaaagctcaataatctcagagatttcagctgtcaggtGAAGGAAATTgaagaccacagacacagttctagttaaggctcTAGTTTTAAgccaaatcatatatatatatatatatatatatatatatatatatatatatatatatatatatatatatatatatactgtatatatatatatatattaaaaagagtGAGCCTCAGACTACAGCCTTGTCTTACTCCTTATGACTGTGGCAAGAAATCTGTtctgttctctctttttctctgttctctcctttccctcagtctctctctttgtcttcctTTCTCTGTCCTCatccttctctatttctcacaatGTCATCATCTTTACCTTTttctgttctctttcttttttactcgctgtctctctctttctcttccattCTCTGTCCTCagctttctctctttattctcatctcatccctctctttctctctcaccctttctgtCCTCATCTTTctaactgtctctttctctctcaccctttctgtCCTCACTTTCTAatggtctctttctctctcaccctttctgtctctttctttctctctatttatctgtcctcatctttctcactcactatctctctttctccccctttcTCTGTCCTTagctttctctctttattctcatccctctctttctctctcaccctttctgtctctttctttctctccctttatctgtctctttctttctctccctttctgtcaTAATCTTTCTCTATATTCTTACTCCCCTCTTTCTTATTCTTCCTTTCTctgtccttttctttttctctctcatctctctatctttttcccCTTTCTCTGTCCTCaactttctctcactgtctctctctctttttttaaacctcatctctctcttttttgacactgcctctctctttttccctatcCCTGTCCATTTATCTGTGCACTTCTCTCTTtaagtctcttaattttattttatctattcctctcactttctctccttctattgtttctattcctctctctcacgttcttctctctctctctctctctct
The Astyanax mexicanus isolate ESR-SI-001 chromosome 13, AstMex3_surface, whole genome shotgun sequence DNA segment above includes these coding regions:
- the ppm1ka gene encoding protein phosphatase 1K, mitochondrial, with the protein product MSFSALSLSRMLQRSLSPAARSVSVLGGRCVCGQVSVVRSYAAARLGADASGRPTTWDSFGIWDNRIETSILLPPSIRYGTPIPRLSLSTVGCASHIGLRRNNEDRLRVSELTPNTLYFALFDGHGGAQAADFCSTHMERYIRDGLEKEWDLEVVLSEAFLQVDAALAAQMQMYGNASLMTVGTTATVALLRDGIELVVGSVGDSRAILCRKGKAHKLTNDHTPERKDEKQRIRNSGGFVTWNSLGQANVNSRLAMTRSIGDFDLKNLGVIAEPETTRTTIHHAHDAFLALTTDGVNFIMSNQEVCDVINQCYDPVEAAHVIAEQALQYGSEDNSTIIVVPFGAWGKQQNSHYSYSVSRNFASSGRWA